The Gadus macrocephalus chromosome 20, ASM3116895v1 genome includes a region encoding these proteins:
- the LOC132448833 gene encoding melanoregulin-like, with protein MGAGYTVCCFPHHMQHHRGENHAILRMRKTKAAKTPVPASSDSSDPAEEGVLGSQPSQSPSPDPFQGREPRPAPTASSCSRRESDTELQAFLDMRDQTDSNTEEWEKINYDIHSIRYTRREVCTRWKKILLQLGYQSEVESLLGMNSPRDRRQSLPRAEELLQHLRDHSALFPPGGGPQNRYLHVMDCLVSLDSAEDFIRLATEKYPKTE; from the exons ATGGGTGCTGGGTACACCGTGTGCTGCTTTCCTCACCACATGCAGCACCACAGAGGCGAGAACCACGCTATTCTACG TATGAGGAAGACCAAGGCAGCCAAAACGCCAGTGCCTGCATCCAGTGACTCCAGCGACCCGGCTGAGGAGGGCGTCTTGGGGTCGCAACCATCCCAGAGTCCGTCCCCAGATCCCTTCCAAGGGAGGGAGCCGCGGCCCGCCCCTACAGCGTCCAGCTGCTCCAGGAGGGAGTCAGACACGGAGCTACAGGCCTTTTTAGACATGAGGGACCAAACAGACAGCAACACAGAG gaaTGGGAGAAAATTAACTACGACATTCATTCTATTCGCTACACCAGAAGAGAGGTCTGCACTCGATGGAAGAAAATACTACTGCAGCTCG GTTACCAGTCCGAGGTGGAGTCCTTGCTGGGTATGAATTCCCCGAGAGACCGGCGGCAGAGTCTGCCGAGAGCCGAGGAGCTCCTACAACATCTGCGGGACCACAGCGCTCTGTTTCCCCCTGGTGGCGGTCCGCAGAATAGATACCTCCACGTAATG GACTGCCTGGTGTCACTGGACAGTGCTGAAGACTTCATCAGGCTGGCCACCGAGAAATACCCTAAGACAGagtaa